Below is a genomic region from Diabrotica undecimpunctata isolate CICGRU chromosome 7, icDiaUnde3, whole genome shotgun sequence.
aaaaagtatgtatagaaccatacaaatgtaaagaatttaaatactacgacttttatgacTTAAAAAATTTGTCTCACACTTTGTCTCAATTATTTTCTTGGTGATACTACacggcagtcaacaagaaaaaagcacgccaagttatcaactaatacaagcaatcttgaagaacttaagcgactttatgatgcacatctgccaataaacatatcaaaaaagaaagatttggtacagctatgtgataagggAGTAATACCGGAGaaatatcacgggtggtatcgtaatttgaaaacgggaaatgatgtgACAGACAtcagacatcttgccagagcctgctttcagtgacatatcggacgaggaagcctcataataatattcttattattataatatacaatattgtcattattatattcgaaataaatttgttttttctataaaactgcctatcattcatataaataataactataactacaaacagctattaataacattttcagggaaaaccagataaatgttataaatattgactaataccttaaaacattgctattacctagtaaaagcctcatatctcgatcacaaaactggaaaataatatacttggtttattatatttgtgttaaatatgttagtTGAAGAGTaactgatttatttagatttacaggtaaaaccaggtaagtgatagcatttccaacttaaatttaggactagtcagataggtgtctcaacttttttaaactaatgatagaaaatcatttcagatatatgcatctttcactagaacacctaatatcaaaaacaagctgactgcttaattcacaataaaaaactaaactttaaaaacgttttttctcgatttcggtattccgacatttacctggttttcgcagtataccgacgaaaTAATAcctttaaaacaattaaataactATACCAACACTGTATTACATAAATGTGAAAATCACTTAGTGATTACACACCTAAAAAGTTGGTTTAAATTTAATGTATTTTCCTTTCGCCTTAAAGATCCATTATCACTTATTGCGGGTAGTTTAGGCCATAAACGCGTCTTAGCTGGCGCCGAGACCCTCCGGCCTGATTAAAATTCATTCATTTCCAGAGCTTAATACGAAAGCAACTACGTCCGTGAGGATGTCATAAAATATCTATGCAAGTTTATGTCGTATCTTAATTTTATAGTGAGATGTGTCAAATATAACTACAatgaaaaatacaaaacaaattgttttaaaaaacaattcttttaacaaaatttgttattttttcccTATATCTCTTCCAGTTTAGTTTGTGGTTTTGTTTGTGTCTTTGATGTATATATCCGGAGTTTTTATCCACATTGTAGCAAATGAATTGGACGTTTaccatttagaaaaaaatatttttgttccgacaaaagaagaaaattgacttattatttaataaacaaattagtgcATTATTGCAGGAtctgtttaatttattaaaaattgacgAAAActttcttcttctgactgttcaaAGAATACACATATAAAAGAAGAGATCTCATTTTACATgaaatacattttaataatttaactGGTCGTTAGTAACAGTAAGGATGATCTCATTTTCGTCTCCATACTCCAACATTTGGACGGAGTTACAATAACATGCATGACCATCCAAAACCATTAGGACTTTTCGTGAGGGCTTTCTAGGAACAAAGTAATGTGTTAACCaatcaataaatatatctgtgtTTATGTAAGCGGACTTTTCATTTATGTAAACCTTTGATGCTGGGAGCATGCCGTCTTCGAATTCTTGCTTTTTTAGTTCTGCCTTTGAATATGCAGGTCGGAGGAAGAAAGTTACCCTCAGCATTGCAACAGGTGACACATGTAATTGTTCCCCCTTCTCCGAAGAAGTTACAGATGCTAAATTTTTAGATCCTTTTTGGGCTACAACAAATGCGTGTTTATTATTCAGTTGGAGTCCTGTTTCGTCCATGTTAAATAAACTCCCGGGCTTCTCTATCAACTCATTTTCTAGAATAACTTGCTCTAACAGATCAAAGTAATCGCTTACATCCTTTTTGTTCATGCCTCGACTTCTTGCTAAGGATACGCCATCCAATTTTCTTATACTCAAGTCAGGGTTTCTTCTTAAGAATGACTGTAACCAGTCAAAACCTGCAAGTTTTTTTCCTTAATGAAAGTAGTTTTAATATGTAATTCTTCCGCTAATCTAAATGCAATTTCTCTAACTCCAGCTCTTGTAGGTGCAAAACCAGCTTTCTGTAACTTTtggatatatttctttattttattttcattttcgcCGAGAACACTCTATGCTCCTAATgcactttgtttttaattgttactTTTCATTCTTTTTCTTAATGTAGGTGCTGGCACTTTAAAATTCCTGGCGGCAGTATTGACCCCCATTGTCCACTTCTTACGGCATGTATGGCTAATTCAAGTTGATTTTCAGTCCATAAACCACGTTGgcaattttcttttctgttataCTTCGTTGGCATGGCTGAAAATTAATTTATCTATTGAAAATATCcttatataaataactaaagagATAGGCCATATCTCCCTAACATTTGCGAGCCAACTAACCTGAATTGTCAGGGTGAGATGGCCCACTTAATTTCCGTGTGTTGGTAATGTTTGAAAGGACTGGCAACTATGCCTACATAACCTCAACGATACAAACAATATGCCATCAAAACGTGACTTCGATAAAATGCAGAAAAAAATAAGTGCACAATAGTTTTGACGATTATCGAAAAAAGTATTAAGAAGATGTAAATAAGAATTTCTAAATATCTTACCTTTCAACCTTGGGAAAAACACGGAAATAACTGAGTATTGCTAATACCATACGCACGCATCAAATAAAGCAATGCAACTGACTCCAAATAGGATAAAACTGTGATATATTCGACCGAGTCATCTCACCCGACGAGCCATCTCCCCCGGACTTACCCTATGGTTAAATGCTGatttaagaaaaattatatttGATAAATATTGGCAACTAGGCACCCATGAACTCTGAATGAGCTATATAAGTAGATGTGTCACTTTCCAAGAAATTTAATATCGTTGTATAAAAACATCCAATAGCGACAAAGATATAGTTGTAACTTACATGCAAAGCTCGTAACAGGAAAGCtattccaaatatatatatttaactattccaaacatatatattatattttagggattctacagtattcactgccttccctttgctcaaccgtttccatctctctctgttgtgccattctccatcgtttaggcctctcttactcatggcgtcgtctacttcgttcctccaggattttcgggatcgtcctcttttcctccttcctatgggccTTTATTCAGTTATTCTCTTTagccatctgctgtcgctagttcttcttacatgtccataccactttagtcttttttgttctatatatgttagtctgtctgtttttattgatgttctttgctttatttcgtcattacttctcctatccattcttgttactctgcagcatcttcgcaggcattctatctctgttgctactatcttactgctgtttttctgatttatgatccaattttcagccccatatgttataatactttgcactaatgttttataaatctgcgtttttgtcttcatatttaggtgtctatcccaccatactgagttaagttgtcggattgctgttcttgtttgtcctaatctttgtgtaatttcttcctctgttgttgcctttttcgtgactataaaccccaggtatctgaatttatcctttcctttgattgttacgttgtcattaatctgtagatcttctatatcttcttcacttgtagataggtactctgttttcgcgaggttaatatctaggccagtcttggtatattcttcttgtagtttcttcatcatgtagctgaggttgtcttggtcttgtgcaatcactacttgatcgtctgcaaagcttaacgtatatatataggtattcgttccgtaccgatACTCCCATgacttcgcattttcttttccatgtagtcaaggctttctctaagtatattttaaataggcttggagatgtggaacaaccctgcagaagcccttttgttgtggtgaagtctcccaTGATTTTTGTtctcattttaatggacactttattttctttatacaaagcttttgtagcttctatgagttccgtctgtatttctaatttgtacattgcctcccatagttctgaccttggtacagagtcatacgcccttctcaggtccacaaatgtcaagtgtatatctctattttttgcttttttcttttccaacagttgttccagtgtgtatatgtggtctatgcatgatcttcctgccgtgaagcctccTGATCCTCCCCGagtttgccttttatcgcttgcgttatcttttctcgcagtatcttcccatataatcttcctactGATGAGATTACGCTTATTCTTCTGTAGGTTTTGCATTGTTTTctgtctcctttcttaaatatagatgtcatatatgcctccgtccattcctttgggagctgttctccatttatggctttctgaaatatccattgtatcatccggtgtaatttttttgatccgtattttataagctcaggtgaaaTGCCTCCAgatcccggtgctttcttatttttgattacttttatggccgttctcatttccctatccgttttttctatttcttgttgtggaaatctacttcgtcttcgcctgttttcttttccaataaattgtggtctttgttctgttaatagttccttgtaatagtccatCCATTCTTTGTCCTATATATATCCCaaattgagttttgtttcaatcctctcagtactttccatgactccgaagttcttgtacctcctatatatgtttcaatatttaagcagattctttcccattcttcattcttttgctgtcttatttgttttttcacttctctatctttttctctatattctttataaacttcattgtTGTTTGTAGTCAGCAATTTTTGGTATAGTTGCttttattctttaattattctttttgttggttcatttatttcataatagtgctgtttatttattatatgttctttttctccaagggcttcgaatgctgcttgttttatactcgcctttatatgctcgtatatttcttcgatgttgccgtatctaaattctaataatttttggtctagacgttgttggtatagttctcttattgattgttcttggagtagttctatattgaattgtttttctcttatagtgttcaacggttcttctgtggagggggtcttgttatgtttccaattaatgcccatttttgctgtcagtagtctaaggtccgttccacattctgctcctcttctgactcgcacatctttgatctttattgtggtatcttgtttgattattatgtagtctattatcgatttcagctttggtgtttcttgcgtccatgtatatttattaatatttttatgtctgaagaatccgttggtgatttttaggttgtttagttcgcataattcaatcagacgttctccgttatcgttttgttcatcctctccaaatcttccaactactttatcgttttctttcgttccggttctgccgttaaggtctcctgttataattatctccacgttctttttaattagctctatttgatgttggagttgttccgtgaaatgttctttgtctactctcggggaatcgtctgtgggtgcatatactccgagtatcactgtctctttaccgtatatgtctatatgcattttaattattctctcgttgattggttcccatgttctgaccctgttcttccacttatttttgattagtattcccactcctgcctttgctctacattctttattaactccgctccagcagtggatatggtcttctattgtttccgttccatttcctttctttttggtttgtgctgttactagtatgtcgatgtttctttctttaaactctttgatcacttccgtcacctttttgttccatccttgtatattccatgttGCATATATGAATGTTCACTCTTTTCTtcgtttttttgatttttggttgAGCTTCCGAAGTCTTCCGAACTccccccgtatccgatggggctcACTCTATCAGAGTTCCGATATTCCACAaatagctgcaagtaaagttaggatagctatgctgatcgccaacatccgggaCGGATAGGtaccgtaagaagaagaagatgtgctTTTGAGGCAATTATCAACAACCGTATTGCTTTGAACTGATGACCATATGTATAAGCAAGTTTGAAAATGAAATGATAAAAGATCATATTGtaatatagtaataaaataataaaagcaaaatatgtaaataaatactgaATACTTTTTCAAACAGTCTGtaacaattaattttaatttttaccgTATTCCAAGTATAACCTCTTTAAATTATTACAGCCTATGCGATGGTTCTTAAAGGTAATGCTCAAAATACTTTCAACAAAGTTTTAATTCCCCTTACGACCCCGGTTGCAAACTCCGTGAAAAGTTGGACCGTGGAGATGTAATTAAATGTTGGTTGAGTAGATTTAATGGAGTTTTCAGCTTGATTTACTTTTTCTGTCAGTCGATTAGTGATTCATTAGAAGATTTTAGGATTTTTCTTAATACTTCTGCGAATTTTACAGTTAAATACTAAAGCCAAAAAGATTACGatgttaaatatttagtttatgaaatatttatttaattatccgaaaaatattaaattattaatattagtatataaaatattaaatttacaaaaaacttatttatgttttcttctttatgttttcttattcaatttcttaaactattttcTGGTAGCGTTTTAGTATAATTTACTTTTTCCCCCTTTATCTggcaaattgttttaaaatatacaggatgagtcataactattgggacatagactaaggacaggttatttggaccaaaatatggctattgggccaaatatgccttaataaaatgttgctgagaaaaaagatacagggtgttaaagttaatttttgtttttcgttttttgctaatagtttccctgtatatttataaattgctatcaaaattggcacagaggcataatcttagaccagaaatagtattttatttacaattttacgttttgtcatagagggcgccacgtggatcattcctaatgatcaaattgagtctaaactttttctgatgaaactttatagtaatttttattagaaaacatgacgtaaacat
It encodes:
- the LOC140446671 gene encoding uncharacterized protein yields the protein MGFDWLQSFLRRNPDLSIRKLDGVSLARSRGMNKKDVSDYFDLLEQVILENELIEKPGSLFNMDETGLQLNNKHAFVVAQKGSKNLASVTSSEKGEQLHVSPVAMLRVTFFLRPAYSKAELKKQEFEDGMLPASKVYINEKSAYINTDIFIDWLTHYFVPRKPSRKVLMVLDGHACYCNSVQMLEYGDENEIILTVTNDQLNY